The Longimicrobium sp. genome contains the following window.
GAGCGCCTCGTTCATGGCGCGCTCCCTGTCGCGGTACTCGGCCATGGAGCCGGACATCGCGTCCACCTTGCCGGCGAGCGCGCTGTTCTGCCGCACCAGCTCTTCCATGCGGCTGGCGACCACTTCCAGGAAGTTGTCGACGGATTCCGTGTCGTACCCGCGCATCACGCGGCGGAAGTCGCCTTTCTTCTTGCGAACGTCGAGCGGTGTAAGGTCGATCATCCCCGCTCCCTAAAGAGAACCGAGCCCACGCGAACGAGGGTGCTTCCCTCCTCCACCGCAATCTCGAAGTCGTTGCTCATCCCCATCGACAGGTGCCGCCCGGCCACCCCCGGCACCTGCCGCGCCACCTCGTCCAGCAGCTCGCGCGTGCGCCGGAACGCCGCGCGCACCACCTGCTCGTCGTCGGTGAAGGGCGCCATCGTCATCAGCCCCTCCACCCGCATCCCCGGCAGCCCCACGATCCGACCGACGCCCTCCACCAGCGCGTCCGGCTCGAACCCGCCCTTGGTCCCCTCCCCCGACGCGTTCACCTGCACCAGCGCCCGCACTGCCACCCCACGCTTCACGGCCTCGGCGGACAGTGCTTCGGCCAGACGGAGCGAGTCGAGGGAGTGGATCAGGTCGAAGAGGGGGAGCGCCTTCCCCGCCTTGTTGCGCTGCAGGTGCCCGATCAGGTGCCACCCGACCGTCTCGCGCCCGACCTCGGCAACCTTTTCCTCCAGCTCCTGGACGCGGTTCTCGCCCACGTCCGCCACCCCCGCCGCCTTCACCGCCCGCACCGCATCGGCGGGATGCGTCTTGGTGACCGCCACCAGCGTGACCGGATCAGAGCGCCCGGCGCGCTCCCGCGCCCGCTCGATCCTCTCCCTGACCTCGTGTACGCGCGCCGCGAGCTCTGCCGAATCCATGGGGTGGGATTGTAAAGCGGCGTGGCGGCGGGGGCAAGAAGACGGGAATGGGGAATGGGGAATGGGGGCACGCATGCATCCGCGCGGATTGCGTGGGTCCGGTGCCGGGATGGCACGGGCAGCCACATGGGGCGGCCCCTACGTGGATGCGGCGCGGAGGGGCGGGGTTCGCGGCTGGGGCAAGGGTGGGCAGACACGCAGGTCTGCCCCTACCGGTTTGGGTGCGTTGGGCGGGGATCGAGACGGGGCAAGGGTGGGCGCGATGAATCGCGCTCTTACGGGGCATGGTGTCGCAGACGGTGTTCTCCCCCTCACCCGCCCTGCGCCCCCGCAGGCGGGGGAGGGGGCCGGGGGGAGGGGGCCCTCACCCCGCCGCCGGCACCTCCCCCCGCAGCAGATCCCGCAGCTGGTCCGGCGTGAACCCGCGCTCCAGCCGCCCGCGGTGCGCCAGCGAGATCACGCCCGTCTCCTCGGAGACGACCACCACCAGCGCGTCGGTCTCTTCGGAGAGGCCCAGGGCGGCGCGGTGGCGGGTGCCGAGGGTGCGGTCCGTCACGGGGGACTGGGTGAGCGGGAGGATGGAGCCCGCGGCCACGATCTCGTCGCCGCTGATGATGGCGGCGCCGTCGTGGAGGAGGGAGTACGGGGTGAAGATGTTCTGCAGGAGCGCGGAGGAGACGCGCGCGTGCAGCGGCGTCCCGGTCTCCACGTACTCGCCCAGCCCCACGCCGCGCTCCACGGCGATGATGGCGCCCGTCTTGTTGCGCGACAGCTCCTCGGCGGCCTCGGCGATCTCCTCGGCCACCTGGTTGCCTTCCAAGCGCGAGAAGCCCCCGAAGAAGCGGTTCTTCCCCAGGTGCGCCAGCGCGCTGCGCAGCTCGGGCTGAAAGACGATCAGCGCGGCGATCACCCCGAAGCGGAAAAAGGTCTCCAGCAGGTACTCGATGAGCTGGAGGTGGATCAGCCGCGCGACGCCGTACAGCGCGACGAGCGATGACAGCCCCAGGAGCATCTGGATGGCGCGGGTGCCGGCGAGCACCACCAGGATGCGGTAGCAGAGCACCGCCACGATCGCGATCTCCAGCAGGTCGGTCCACCCGGGGGTGAGGAAGCCGAAGCGCCCCGTCCACGCGTTCATGCCGCCTCCGCGGGGATGCGGAGAATGCTCCATGCCACGTCGAGCGCGTGGCGGGCTGTGCGCACGTCGTGTAAGCGAAAGATGCGGGCACCGCGCGCCAGCCCGGCCACGCACGCGCCCGCCGTCCCCGCATCGCGCTCGTGCGCGGGGATGCCGCCGAGGAGCCCGCCGATGAACGCCTTGCGCGACGCACCCACCAGGAGCGGGTAGCCCAGCCGCGCCAGCACTGCCAGCCGCGCGATCAGCTCCACGTTCTGCTCCGCCGTCTTGGCGAACCCGATCCCCGGGTCCAGCACGATGCGCCCCTCCTCGATCCCCGCCGCGCGCGCACGGGCGAGCGGCGGGGCCAGCTCCGCCGCGACCTCGGCCGCCACGTCGGCGTAGGAGGCGTGCGACTGCATGGTAGCGGGGGTGCCGCGCATGTGCATCAGCACCAGCCCCGCACCCGCCTGCGCGACCACGTCCGCCATCGCCGGGTCGCCGAGCGCGGAGACGTCGTTGACCACCTCCGCCCCTGCCTCCAGCGCGGCGCGGGCGACCTCGGCTTTGCGCGTATCCACCGACACAGGCAGGTCCAGCTCCGCGCGGATCGCCTCGACGACGGGAAGGACGCGCTCCATCTCCTCGCCCGCATCGACCTCGGCGGCGCCGGGGCGGGTGCTCTCCCCGCCGACGTCGAGCAGATCGGCGCCGGCGGCGGCCATCTCCCGGGCGCGCGCGAGGGCCGGCCCCGCGCCGCGGAACCGGCCCCCGTCGCTGAAGCTGTCCGGCGTCACGTTCAGGATGCCCATCAC
Protein-coding sequences here:
- a CDS encoding YggS family pyridoxal phosphate-dependent enzyme, yielding MDSAELAARVHEVRERIERARERAGRSDPVTLVAVTKTHPADAVRAVKAAGVADVGENRVQELEEKVAEVGRETVGWHLIGHLQRNKAGKALPLFDLIHSLDSLRLAEALSAEAVKRGVAVRALVQVNASGEGTKGGFEPDALVEGVGRIVGLPGMRVEGLMTMAPFTDDEQVVRAAFRRTRELLDEVARQVPGVAGRHLSMGMSNDFEIAVEEGSTLVRVGSVLFRERG
- the cdaA gene encoding diadenylate cyclase CdaA, producing MNAWTGRFGFLTPGWTDLLEIAIVAVLCYRILVVLAGTRAIQMLLGLSSLVALYGVARLIHLQLIEYLLETFFRFGVIAALIVFQPELRSALAHLGKNRFFGGFSRLEGNQVAEEIAEAAEELSRNKTGAIIAVERGVGLGEYVETGTPLHARVSSALLQNIFTPYSLLHDGAAIISGDEIVAAGSILPLTQSPVTDRTLGTRHRAALGLSEETDALVVVVSEETGVISLAHRGRLERGFTPDQLRDLLRGEVPAAG
- the folP gene encoding dihydropteroate synthase, which codes for MGILNVTPDSFSDGGRFRGAGPALARAREMAAAGADLLDVGGESTRPGAAEVDAGEEMERVLPVVEAIRAELDLPVSVDTRKAEVARAALEAGAEVVNDVSALGDPAMADVVAQAGAGLVLMHMRGTPATMQSHASYADVAAEVAAELAPPLARARAAGIEEGRIVLDPGIGFAKTAEQNVELIARLAVLARLGYPLLVGASRKAFIGGLLGGIPAHERDAGTAGACVAGLARGARIFRLHDVRTARHALDVAWSILRIPAEAA